Genomic segment of Candidatus Flexicrinis affinis:
ATGGGGGCGGCGTTGTCGCTCATCACGGCGGACTCGTTCGAGGTTGCGGGCGTGATGGCACTTGCGGCGCCGCTGGTGCCGTTTCCGAACCTGACGCCGCGCAAGATGCGAATCGCGAAGTTGTTTCAACCCTTCACCGATCAGACTGACCGCGGGCCGTTCGCGGATCGTGTGCTCGAACAGCAACAAGAGCGCGGCGAACGCCCATTGGGGCGCGTGCGTTACGGGCTGTGGTCGTCGGCCGCGGTCGAACAGCTCACGTTCGTGATGGCGAATGCGCGGGAAAGCCTGCCACACATCATGGCGCCGGTGCTGGCGGTGTACTCGAAGGGCGACGAAACAGTGAGACCACATCACCTCGACGCGCTGAAGACGGGACTGACGCGGAGCACCCGCGTCGAAACGCACCTGCTGGAGACGAGCGGCCACATCCTGACTCAGGATATCGAGAAAGAGACGGTCTTCGCACTATCGAGCGCGTTTGTCGCCAGTCTGTAAGAGACTATTTGAGAAGCGATTTCAGGTTGGGACGCTGTCCCAATCCCTGCTTCATGATTAGGGGGTCAAGGGGTGTAAGCCCCTTGTGGAGGTGTGGAGGCAACGCCTCCACATCCTTCTCGATTGGCTTGTAAGGGCTATCCGAGGCGCAGTGCCTGCTGCTGGACTTCTTCCATCGCGTGGATGGTGTCCTGCAAGCTGCTGACTTCTTCTTGAATTTCGAGCCGCATGCGCTGCATTCTGCCGCTGTCGACCTCGGACGTGCCGAGGCGGGACATTTGTGCGTAGATTGTGCCGAGCGATGCCAGCGCGCTCTCGAGCTGAATCTCGGCCCGTTTAGAGTTGTTGACCGCGGCCTGCAGGTTGGTGAGCTGCTGCTCGAGCTGGGCACGCTGCTTTTCCAGTTCGGAGACAACCAGATCGGCGCCGTTGCGCTTTTC
This window contains:
- a CDS encoding alpha/beta fold hydrolase gives rise to the protein MAQSPIMPGAEPIFARGGPLGILLMHGFSASPHEVLWWAQHLAADGHTVYAPRLAGHGTNPRNMARMHWQDWTASAADAYHMLAQQCERVVVGGLSMGAALSLITADSFEVAGVMALAAPLVPFPNLTPRKMRIAKLFQPFTDQTDRGPFADRVLEQQQERGERPLGRVRYGLWSSAAVEQLTFVMANARESLPHIMAPVLAVYSKGDETVRPHHLDALKTGLTRSTRVETHLLETSGHILTQDIEKETVFALSSAFVASL